The proteins below are encoded in one region of Chrysemys picta bellii isolate R12L10 chromosome 4, ASM1138683v2, whole genome shotgun sequence:
- the LOC101930923 gene encoding macrophage-expressed gene 1 protein, which produces MSVDGRGSVWVCVLGVQRWLCLAGKLFKGRFLFLFCGEGKSDDNSGDGSHRGLASTKAIGQSKSSSFFFFFFFGAHLKIRDLLEKEPHWGKSQVSVWEREEPGEEEPGEGIKSSGRVPLKEAWLQDGTAMVPWLWALLMAAGAGALEPGFQACKRSLNVSVLEVLPGGGWDNLRNVEVGRVMSLNYSQCRTTEDGEYLLPDEVEVVPLRESRVEVHAELIENWLSYTDAFARSINAEASFLGVLNGKFSSGCQETKTHNVYDQTVTTRVQVRHHIYSVKAQPAFTLHPSFRHQLLAIGNQLENNQSQTATYLAELLVLNYGTHVLTRLEAGASLIQEDQVKLTFLQDKVAEKASITASASATFFGKVNVGIGAAAQVQDELTKSYMENTVDSRIESRGSVPFYLGITFQKWQEGIPNHLVAIGKAGLPLPFFISPEALPELPAPTAKRVAAVVDKAIHLYYAINTHPGCVKTDASNFNFQANVDDGSCLGASTNFTFGGVFQKCRGVSGLDGEEMCQPYRTQNPLTGGFSCPAGFTPVPLHSEERTASKPQAECHEECHSCWLLFSCCHKECGVRYYSTTVRFTAHWCAATGPVPQGSGFLFGGLYSAGEENPLTGARACPSYFYPLSLFDGLKVCVSDDYEMGARFGLPFGGFFSCQAGNPLAGPLKGQSPGLLQDFFYQDSDTAYPMKCPQGYSQHKAYLSDGCQILYCLQAGSLFAQQLAPIKLPPFLRQPSPNASMAETILVLGEGSQAWVKLQGSGRWRSANVTDGRKMAQLFQAQSSAGPTGGAVAGISVAVTLVLAAAIAGAVYGTRRYKSRGYQEVQPPSRLVEEQESYGSTTLSLGTSSA; this is translated from the coding sequence ATGAGTGTGGACGGgcgggggagtgtgtgggtgtgtgttttgggggtgcAGAGGTGGCTGTGTTTGGCTGGGAAACTTTTCAAGGGTAGgtttctcttcctcttttgtGGGGAGGGTAAATCAGATGATAACTCCGGTGACGGCTCGCACAGAGGCCTCGCCTCCACGAAGGCCATTGGACAATCTAAGAgttcctctttcttttttttttttttttttggtgcacaTTTAAAAATCAGAGACTTGCTGGAAAAGGAACCTCACTGGGGAAAGAGTCAAGTCAGCgtttgggagagggaggagccggGAGAGGAGGAGCCGGGAGAGGGCATAAAGAGCAGCGGCCGCGTCCCATTGAAGGAAGCTTGGCTCCAGGACGGCACAGCCATGGTGCCTTGGCTCTGGGCTCTGCTGATGGCAGCTGGGGCAGGCGCCTTGGAGCCCGGCTTCCAAGCTTGCAAGAGGTCCCTGAACGTAAGCGTGCTGGAGGTGCTGCCAGGCGGGGGCTGGGACAACCTGCGCAATGTGGAGGTGGGGCGAGTGATGAGCCTCAACTACTCGCAATGCCGCACCACGGAGGACGGCGAGTACCTGCTGCCGGATGAGGTGGAGGTGGTGCCGCTCCGGGAGAGCAGGGTGGAGGTGCACGCCGAGCTGATCGAGAACTGGCTCTCCTACACCGACGCCTTTGCCCGCTCCATCAATGCCGAGGCCTCCTTCCTGGGCGTCCTCAATGGCAAGTTCTCTTCCGGGTGCCAGGAGACGAAGACCCACAATGTCTACGATCAGACAGTCACCACCCGGGTGCAAGTGCGGCACCACATCTACTCGGTGAAGGCCCAGCCCGCcttcaccctccaccccagcttcCGGCACCAGCTCCTGGCCATCGGCAACCAGCTGGAGAACAACCAGAGCCAGACGGCCACATACCTCGCTGAGCTGCTGGTGCTGAACTATGGCACCCATGTCCTGACCAGGCTGGAGGCCGGAGCCAGCCTGATCCAGGAGGACCAGGTCAAACTGACCTTCCTGCAGGACAAGGTGGCCGAGAAGGCGAGCATCACCGCCTCGGCCTCCGCCACCTTCTTCGGCAAGGTCAACGTGGGGATCGGCGCCGCCGCGCAGGTCCAAGACGAGCTGACCAAGAGCTATATGGAGAACACGGTGGACTCGCGCATCGAGAGCCGGGGCAGCGTGCCCTTCTACCTGGGCATCACGTTCCAGAAGTGGCAGGAAGGGATCCCCAACCACCTGGTGGCCATTGGCAAGGCcggcctgcccctgcccttctTCATCAGCCCGGAGGCCCTGCCGGAGCTGCCGGCACCCACAGCCAAGAGGGTGGCAGCCGTGGTGGACAAGGCCATTCATCTTTATTATGCCATCAACACCCACCCGGGTTGCGTCAAGACCGACGCCAGCAACTTCAACTTCCAGGCCAATGTGGATGACGGCTCATGCCTGGGGGCCAGCACCAACTTCACCTTTGGGGGTGTCTTCCAGAAATGTCGCGGGGTGTCAGGcctggatggggaggagatgtgCCAGCCGTACCGCACCCAGAACCCGCTGACGGGGGGCTTCTCCTGCCCGGCCGGCTTCACACCCGTCCCGCTACACAGTGAGGAGCGCACGGCCAGCAAGCCCCAAGCTGAGTGCCACGAGGAGTGCCACTCCTGCTGGCTCCTCTTCTCCTGCTGCCATAAAGAGTGCGGCGTCCGCTACTACTCCACCACGGTGCGCTTCACGGCCCACTGGTGCGCTGCCACCGGCCCTgtgccccagggctccggcttcCTCTTCGGGGGGCTGTACAGCGCCGGGGAGGAGAACCCACTCACCGGGGCCCGTGCCTGCCCGTCCTACTTCTACCCGCTCTCGCTCTTCGACGGGCTGAAGGTGTGCGTGAGTGACGACTACGAGATGGGCGCCCGCTTCGGCCTGCCCTTCGGCGGCTTCTTCAGCTGCCAGGCCGGCAACCCCTTGGCCGGGCCCCTGAAGGGACAGAGCCCTGGCCTCCTCCAGGATTTCTTCTACCAAGACTCCGACACCGCCTACCCCATGAAGTGCCCCCAGGGGTACAGCCAGCACAAAGCCTATCTGAGCGACGGCTGCCAGATCCTCTATTGCCTTCAGGCTGGGAGCCTCTTTGCCCAGCAGCTGGCTCCCATCAAGCTCCCACCCTTCCTCCGCCAGCCGTCTCCCAATGCCAGCATGGCCGAGACCATCCTGGTactgggggagggcagccaggcctgggtgaagctgcagggcagtggacgCTGGCGGTCAGCCAACGTCACCGATGGGAGGAAGATGGCCCAGCTTTTCCAGGCTCAGTCCAGCGCGGGGCCCACGGGGGGCGCTGTGGCTGGCATCTCAGTGGCTGTGACGCTTGTCCTGGCGGCGGCTATCGCGGGGGCTGTCTATGGCACCCGGAGGTACAAGAGCAGGGGGTACCAGGAGGTACAACCCCCAAGCCGTCTAGTGGAAGAGCAAGAGAGCTACGGATCCACCACACTGTCTCTTGGGACTAGCTCAGCCTGA
- the LOC101931483 gene encoding serine protease FAM111A — protein sequence MRSNPGASALKVIGNTPISTEKPGTQDPESNASEDRKFTVNLGKNGGEYVVKGKANDSIYRALMALQDIRTHIKKQQGKEMHLQGKREIKGFVNLGMPLKCLPQKSHFEMKFYKVKGDQEGGEQGYRQLDSTRTECVVFYIAPIGKKGPDGAQIQKIMRQEFIKERCKICVFAPKGETIKNALCKDGRFLPLLEEKEWYLVENNETLLPSRYSVDDLDNQSFEVQVESERAVKARTEQRGGAPRERQGEAFYQFKLAVRAQYPDLEKQSELIKAFFKEEVSESGKHVKALLELHRKNFSKEAKNSTPVRVHKLLAGLSNSVGYVEWDYNGNRGCATCFVLCDGYILTCRHVVSDVAGPGVEEQHWAEISQSVKVSFSYENKHPKEDDWFDVEPCLEVSDQALDYVILKLKKRSSKFPNGLAKYISSPPHSGLIYIIGHPDGKEKSTDGCSIVTPLERGWQCIERLQKGQVEGHSSTNCGTIPESRTTQCIHMFTPRSFQEVTTNPTIVTYDTSFFCGSSGSPVFDASGRLIAMHTAGYLYSYCKQEHSIVEWGQLIKAILSDIKKKNPEWYKSVLEGHLRDTEAPSGGSEDTAEVPHNNPEGALSAETNDVIMESDSDLENDDLVADLIPSPRPFA from the coding sequence ATGAGATCCAACCCTGGTGCCAGTGCTCTGAAAGTCATTGGTAATACGCCGATTTCTACTGAGAAACCTGGAACCCAAGACCCTGAATCGAATGCCAGTGAGGATAGAAAATTCACTGTTAACTTAGGTAAAAATGGAGGGGAGTATGTGGTGAAAGGCAAAGCCAATGACAGTATTTACAGGGCCCTGATGGCTCTGCAAGATATCCGGACTCACATCAAGAAGCAGCAGGGCAAGGAGATGCatctgcaggggaagagggagatTAAGGGGTTTGTGAACTTGGGAATGCCCCTCAAATGCCTGCCTCAGAAGTCCCACTTTGAAATGAAGTTTTATAAAGTGAAGGGAGACCAGGAAGGTGGTGAGCAAGGATACCGCCAACTCGACAGCACAAGGACtgaatgtgttgtattttatatTGCACCCATTGGAAAGAAAGGGCCTGATGGGGCACAAATTCAAAAAATAATGCGCCAGGAGTTTAtaaaagagcgctgcaagatatGCGTCTTTGCCCCAAAAGGGGAGACCATCAAGAATGCTCTGTGCAAGGATGGACGGTTTCTGCCCCTCTTGGAGGAAAAGGAGTGGTATCTAGTGGAGAACAACGAAACATTACTCCCTAGTCGCTATTCTGTCGATGACTTAGACAATCAGTCATTTGAGGTGCAGGTTGAATCTGAGCGTGCCGTTAAGGCAAGGACTGAGCAGCGTGGTGGGGCCCCTCGGGAGCGACAGGGGGAAGCATTCTATCAGTTTAAACTAGCTGTTCGGGCTCAGTACCCTGATTTAGAGAAACAAAGTGAATTGATCAAAGCGTTCTTTAAGGAGGAAGTTAGTGAGTCAGGCAAACATGTCAAAGCTCTGCTGGAATTGCATAGAAAAAATTTTAGTAAGGAGGCGAAGAACTCCACTCCGGTTCGGGTGCATAAACTCCTTGCTGGACTCAGCAACTCAGTAGGGTATGTAGAATGGGACTACAACGGAAACAGGGGCTGTGCCACTTGCTTTGTGTTATGTGACGGGTACATCCTCACCTGTCGTCACGTGGTGAGCGATGTAGCAGGACCAGGAGTTGAGGagcagcactgggcagaaatTAGTCAGTCTGTCAAGGTTTCCTTCTCTTATGAAAACAAACATCCTAAGGAAGATGATTGGTTCGACGTAGAGCCTTGCTTGGAAGTCTCAGACCAGGCTCTTGATTACGTCATCTTGAAATTGAAGAAAAGGAGCTCTAAATTCCCAAATGGGTTGGCAAAATATATATCTTCACCACCACATAGTGGCCTGATTTATATTATTGGCCACCCAGATGGAAAGGAGAAGTCCACAGATGGCTGTTCTATAGTAACCCCACTTGAGCGGGGGTGGCAATGCATTGAACGCCTCCAGAAAGGGCAGGTGGAAGGCCACAGCAGTACCAATTGTGGTACCATCCCTGAGAGCAGAACCACCCAGTGCATCCACATGTTCACTCCAAGGAGCTTCCAGGAAGTGACTACCAATCCTACCATAGTCACCTATGACACCAGTTTCTTCTGTGGCTCCTCAGGCTCACCTGTGTTTGATGCGTCTGGACGCCTGATCGCCATGCACACCGCTGGCTATTTGTACAGTTACTGTAAACAGGAGCACAGCATTGTTGAGTGGGGCCAGTTGATAAAAGCCATTTTGTCTGATATCAAAAAGAAGAATCCAGAGTGGTATAAGTCTGTGCTCGAAGGCCATCTGAGAGATACTGAGGCTCCCTCTGGTGGCTCTGAGGACACTGCAGAGGTTCCCCATAATAACCCTGAGGGAGCCCTCAGCGCTGAGACCAATGATGTGATAATGGAAAGTGACAGCGACTTGGAAAATGATGACTTAGTGGCGGATTTAATTCCATCTCCGAGACCCTTTGCCTGA
- the CNTF gene encoding ciliary neurotrophic factor: MASAEQSPVPLQHHNLCSRIILLARKIRSDVASLLESYVERQGLDRTISLDSVDGVPVAAVEQGGELTVAEQLGANLQAYRAFQALLGEVLEEQRSHLTPLDTDFHASIQAVLLQVAALAYQLEELLALLGHSRPAWEAAGPEAPGRHSLFEMKLRGLKVLQELAHWTVRSVRDLRRVAMHSQGSGTAQGGQAQKE; encoded by the exons ATGGCTTCGGCCGAGCAATCCCCTGTGCCCCTCCAACACCACAACCTCTGCAGCCGCATCATCCTCCTGGCCAGGAAGATCCGCTCCGACGTGGCCAGCCTCCTGGAGTCCTAT gtggagaggcaggggctggacagGACCATCAGCCTGGACTCGGTGGATGGCGTGCCAGTTGCGGCCGTGGAGCAAGGGGGCGAGCTGACGGTGGCCGAGCAGTTGGGCGCCAACCTGCAGGCGTACCGGGCATTCCAGGCGCTGCTGGGCGAGGTCCTGGAAGAGCAGAGGTCTCACCTGACCCCACTGGACACGGACTTCCACGCCTCCATCCAGGCCGTCCTGCTGCAGGTGGCGGCCCTGGCCTAccagctggaggagctgctggcattgCTGGGCCACAGCAGGCCCGCCTGGGAGGCAGCCGGCCCCGAGGCCCCGGGCCGTCACAGCTTGTTCGAGATGAAGCTGCGGGGGCTGAAGGTGCTGCAGGAGCTGGCTCACTGGACTGTGCGGTCCGTGCGAGACCTGCGCCGGGTTGCCATGCACAGCCAGGGCTCTGGCACTGCCCAGGGGGGCCAGGCCCAGAAGGAATGA
- the LOC101931203 gene encoding LOW QUALITY PROTEIN: serine protease FAM111B-like (The sequence of the model RefSeq protein was modified relative to this genomic sequence to represent the inferred CDS: deleted 3 bases in 2 codons): MAHLLWVTSVRDRREIPLISKKSTEEEQEFTVNLGDGGKDHVVTGKIHDSIYKALTAQADIHARLDKEKGKEMHLLGKKGIEEYVNLGMPLKYIPENSHFEMNFYKVNRNPIRRHGGIRQFESKGKKCIIFYISSVGSRLENNARYRILWCQQLVKDLIKLCVFAPEGETIKDALCKDGRFHSCLDKKEWKMESVELVITMLNLANRSFEVVVKTKQPSKAGDCSRNDQSCMASEEGQGKIYHYFKSSILDLYPDLKKQSTLIDELFAKAFAKALAEGKSKRAVFKLYRENFGKKTKNSTLIKVHKRLGVLSDSVGFIEWANNGNDGSATCFVLHDKYILTCHHVVGHIVGEGVEEKDWASIISHSARVTFSYEDKYPKENSWFSLAPWFEISDKDLDFAVLKLKGGRSSFPAGLVQFLHPLPFNGLIYIIGHPDGQAKSADGCTVVSVFERNRECHSRIQRGQKKVCNSVRCGPEDRRCIHMFTQRSFQDVINNPNVVTYDTSFFSGSSGSPVFNADGQLVAMHTAGYQYEKNKQLHSIVEFGFSMVAILAAIKRKYKAWYEFELPSLGEDARSCPGEHEDFPSAYTNDIEMETLE, translated from the exons ATGG CACACCTCCTCTGGGTGACATCAGTAAGAGACAGACGAGAAATCCCCTTAATCAGTAAGAAATCCACTGAAGAGGAGCAAGAATTCACCGTCAACTTGGGTGATGGTGGCAAGGATCATGTGGTGACAGGCAAAATCCATGACAGCATCTATAAAGCCCTGACAGCACAAGCAGACATCCATGCTCGGTTGGACAAAGAGAAGGGCAAAGAGATGCACCTACTGGGGAAAAAAGGGATTGAGGAGTATGTTAACTTGGGGATGCCTCTCAAGTACATTCCTGAGAATTCCCACTTTGAAATGAATTTTTACAAAGTGAATAGGAATCCAATAAGAAGGCATGGTGGGAT CCGTCAGTTTGAGAGCAAGGGAAAGAAATGCATAATATTTTACATCTCCTCTGTTGGCAGTAGATTGGAGAACAATGCTCGATACAGAATTCTTTGGTGCCAGCAGCTTGTTAAAGATCTGATCAAGTTGTGTGTCTTTGCTCCAGAAGGGGAGACCATCAAGGATGCCTTATGCAAAGATGGCCGGTTTCATTCTTGCCTGGACAAAAAAGAGTGGAAAATGGAAAGTGTAGAACTAGTGATCACTATGTTG AATCTAGCCAACAGGTCATTTGAGGTGGTGGTTAAAACTAAGCAACCTTCCAAGGCAGGGGATTGTTCAAGGAATGACCAATCCTGCATGGCCTccgaggaggggcaggggaagatTTACCATTACTTTAAAAGTAGTATCCTGGACCTGTATCCTGACTTGAAGAAACAAAGTACATTGATTGACGAGCTCTTCgcaaaagcctttgcaaaagccTTGGCGGAAGGGAAATCGAAGCGTGCTGTGTTCAAACTGTACAGGGAGAACTTTGGGAAGAAGACTAAGAACTCCACTCTTATTAAGGTGCACAAACGCCTTGGTGTTCTCAGTGACTCTGTGGGGTTTATAGAGTGGGCCAACAATGGAAATGATGGCTCTGCCACTTGCTTTGTCTTGCATGATAAGTACATACTCACCTGTCATCATGTGGTAGGGCATATTGTTGGTGAAGGAGTGGAGGAGAAGGACTGGGCGTCGATAATCAGTCACTCTGCCCGTGTGACTTTCTCTTATGAAGATAAATACCCAAAGGAAAACAGCTGGTTTTCGCTAGCTCCTTGGTTTGAAATATCTGACAAGGATCTTGATTTTGCTGTCCTGAAACTGAAAGGAGGTAGAAGCTCGTTCCCAGCAGGTCTAGTGCAATTTCTTCACCCATTGCCATTTAATGGTCTAATCTATATAATTGGCCACCCGGATGGGCAAGCGaaatctgcagatggctgtaCTGTGGTCTCTGTATTTGAGCGGAACCGGGAGTGCCATTCTCGTATCCAGCGTGGTCAGAAGAAGGTGTGCAACAGTGTCAGATGTGGCCCAGAGGACAGGAGGTGCATTCACATGTTCACCCAAAGAAGTTTCCAGGATGTGATCAACAATCCCAATGTAGTCACCTATGACACCAGCTTCTTCTCTGGGTCTTCTGGCTCACCGGTGTTCAATGCAGATGGCCAGCTGGTGGCCATGCACACCGCTGGTTATCAATATGAAAAGAATAAGCAGCTGCACAGCATTGTTGAGTTTGGCTTTTCCATGGTGGCCATCCTTGCAGCAATTAAAAGGAAGTATAAAGCCTGGTATGAGTTTGAGCTCCCCTCCCTTGGGGAAGATGCTAGGTCTTGTCCTGGTGAGCATGAGGATTTCCCCAGTGCTTACACCAACGACATAGAAATGGAAACCTTGGAATAA